The region TAATCATGGATATCAAAATGCCGCAGGTCCATGGACTGGAAGCCATCGAACGCATAAGAGAAAAGGATAAACGAATCCCCATAGTAATAATCTCGGCTTACCGGCCGATGGAAGACGATATCATCGTGAAAACCTCGAACGTTGCGGCGTTCATCACCAAACCGATCGACATTTCAGCCCTCCGGGCAAAAATATTTGAACTGATCGGTGAATAGAGATGTTATATATTTGTACGGCGTACCATACGTCAAAAAAACATTACATCACGTCTAACGCGCCTGTATGGGTGTGGTAGAACTCCATAAGTACTACTGTATACTACACAATTTTATCGTATAAGAACATGCTTTGCTGTTGATCTGGGTCTTTAATTGAATTTAAAACCCTTGCCCGTTATCAACCACAGGCAAGAGTCCACGACATCGGCTTCGTACAGTTTTCCTTTGTTC is a window of candidate division WOR-3 bacterium DNA encoding:
- a CDS encoding response regulator produces the protein MKKRLLVCDDEEPIRLLLTESLQDIYDIVEASNGKDALSLALREHFDLIIMDIKMPQVHGLEAIERIREKDKRIPIVIISAYRPMEDDIIVKTSNVAAFITKPIDISALRAKIFELIGE